Proteins from a single region of Gossypium arboreum isolate Shixiya-1 chromosome 1, ASM2569848v2, whole genome shotgun sequence:
- the LOC108483453 gene encoding uncharacterized protein LOC108483453 has product MVVKVAATSARLQWSKPNLPQAPSSSQALASAISSPSLPRRCRSDGALVLKSVQRLNRSALFGSSSTNIQGSRSCDLLKPRSGTSRRACSASLDAFSDEEFSKKIQELALRFQLSDNDGTTTNSKTNGDDLVSERETETETVPDFETESFEFTEQLSTIERKANSVDLPVSLRMIKRKLQWQEGFREAGESAYCSMKKAFSSMVFIIRELHSYTLQMRELLFYEDLQGILVRVQKEMHASFVWLFQQVFSHTPTLMVYVMILLANYSVHSMGSNAALAATAAANPTPGSYVAMVDVQDQKDSKFDSSSIKSFSVSSSSGKTASIGGNNGGGGKVRSVANGTDGDGWFNKAGQFRTIFPDGASQLSSPGTTAETQSESTREEELTLWNSIVDEASKMLASYRDEMLDHETIQRFVSPVTANIEPDGDYEDYIRTELLYQTGLSQDPTNSLLLANYAQFLYLVAHDYERAEEYFKKAVTVEAVDAEAYSKYASFLWKARNDLWAAEETFLEAIEADPSNSYYAANYAHFLWNTGGEDTCFPLDTTQDA; this is encoded by the exons ATGGTAGTGAAAGTTGCGGCAACGTCGGCGCGTTTACAATGGTCGAAGCCGAATCTTCCTCAGGCTCCTTCTTCTTCCCAAGCTTTAGCTTCAGCAATCTCTTCACCTTCCCTTCCGCGGCGTTGCCGCAGCGACGGCGCTCTCGTTCTCAAGTCCGTACAAAGACTGAACCGGTCGGCTCTGTTCGGTTCAAGCTCCACCAATATCCAAGGGTCCCGATCCTGCGATTTGCTCAAACCGAGATCCGGAACTTCACGACGAGCTTGCAGCGCAAGCTTAGACGCGTTTTCTGATGAAGAATTTTCCAAGAAAATCCAAGAATTGGCTCTCAGATTCCAGTTATCAGACAATGACGGCACAACCACCAACAGCAAAACTAACGGAGACGATTTAGTTTCCGAACGGGAAACGGAAACGGAAACCGTTCCCGATTTCGAAACTGAATCTTTTGAATTTACTGAACAGTTGTCAACTATAGAACGTAAAGCCAACAGCGTTGATCTTCCGGTTTCGCTGCGAATGATTAAGAGGAAATTACAATGGCAAGAAGGGTTTCGAGAGGCAGGGGAGTCGGCGTATTGTTCGATGAAGAAGGCGTTTTCCTCGATGGTGTTTATAATCCGGGAGCTCCATAGCTATACTCTGCAAATGCGAGAGCTTTTGTTTTATGAAGATTTACAAGGGATTCTCGTTAGAGTTCAAAAAGAGATGCACGCTTCATTCGTTTGGTTGTTCCAACAGGTCTTTTCACATACACCCACTTTGATGGTCTACGTGATGATCCTATTAGCGAATTATTCGGTTCATTCAATGGGAAGCAACGCCGCTCTGGCAGCAACCGCTGCTGCGAATCCGACGCCGGGGTCTTATGTTGCCATGGTTGACGTTCAAGATCAGAAGGATTCCAAGTTCGATTCTTCGTCGATAAAGTCATTTTCAGTGTCGTCATCGAGCGGGAAAACCGCTTCCATCGGGGGGAACAACGGCGGCGGTGGAAAAGTCCGGTCTGTAGCCAACGGAACAGACGGGGACGGTTGGTTTAACAAAGCAGGCCAGTTCAGAACCATCTTTCCCGATGGTGCTTCCCAGTTATCATCCCCCGGAACAACAGCAGAAACACAAAGCGAATCAACCAGAGAAGAAGAGCTTACTCTTTGGAACTCAATCGTCGATGAAGCTTCGAAAATGCTCGCTTCATACAGAGACGAAATGCTCGACCATGAAACAATTCAGAGATTCGTTTCGCCGGTGACGGCGAACATCGAACCCGACGGTGATTATGAAGATTATATAAGAACTGAGCTTCTTTATCAAACGGGGTTATCTCAAGACCCCACTAACTCTCTCCTCCTCGCCAATTACGCTCAGTTTCTTTACCTTGTTGCACATGATTATGAGAG agcgGAAGAGTACTTCAAGAAAGCGGTAACAGTGGAGGCGGTGGATGCGGAAGCGTACAGTAAATACGCGAGCTTTTTGTGGAAAGCGAGGAACGATTTGTGGGCAGCTGAGGAAACCTTCTTGGAAGCCATTGAAGCAGATCCGAGCAACTCTTATTACGCCGCGAATTATGCTCATTTTCTATGGAACACTGGCGGGGAAGATACCTGTTTCCCTCTTGACACTACTCAAGACgcttaa